A DNA window from Vigna angularis cultivar LongXiaoDou No.4 chromosome 1, ASM1680809v1, whole genome shotgun sequence contains the following coding sequences:
- the LOC108333284 gene encoding uncharacterized protein At3g17950 isoform X3 — MPIGWPFGLGFLNTRLRDVESLPAAPVEPHSMHIPSTSFSSFSSSNLDTESTASFFQDNSVSLGHLIGLRAGEKGRLYFPNSVRIEEREEKTLAKCSTSDDGSKVKEEEMSGGICISILLEALFKISKSKKSSSN; from the exons ATGCCTATTGGATGGCCATTTGGTCTGGGCTTTCTGAATACAAGACTTAGAGATGTAGAATCACTTCCAGCTGCTCCAGTAGAGCCACACTCAATGCACATTCCGTCCACCAGTTTTTCCTCATTCTCATCCTCCAACCTTGATACTGAG TCGACAGCatctttctttcaagacaacAGTGTATCCCTGGGGCATCTGATTGGGCTGAGAGCAGGAGAAAAGGGACGGTTGTACTTTCCAAACTCAGTGAGAATAGAAGAAAGGGAGGAGAAAACATTAGCAAAGTGTTCCACTTCTGACGATGGCTCTaaagtaaaagaagaagaaatgtcTGGTGGCATTTGTATATCTATACTACTTGAGGCCCTATTCAAGATCAGCAAAAGTAAGAAAAGTTCAAGTAACTAG
- the LOC108333284 gene encoding uncharacterized protein LOC108333284 isoform X2 yields the protein MVSENDEMPIGWPFGLGFLNTRLRDVESLPAAPVEPHSMHIPSTSFSSFSSSNLDTESTASFFQDNSVSLGHLIGLRAGEKGRLYFPNSVRIEEREEKTLAKCSTSDDGSKVKEEEMSGGICISILLEALFKISKSKKSSSN from the exons ATGGTTTCAGAG AACGATGAAATGCCTATTGGATGGCCATTTGGTCTGGGCTTTCTGAATACAAGACTTAGAGATGTAGAATCACTTCCAGCTGCTCCAGTAGAGCCACACTCAATGCACATTCCGTCCACCAGTTTTTCCTCATTCTCATCCTCCAACCTTGATACTGAG TCGACAGCatctttctttcaagacaacAGTGTATCCCTGGGGCATCTGATTGGGCTGAGAGCAGGAGAAAAGGGACGGTTGTACTTTCCAAACTCAGTGAGAATAGAAGAAAGGGAGGAGAAAACATTAGCAAAGTGTTCCACTTCTGACGATGGCTCTaaagtaaaagaagaagaaatgtcTGGTGGCATTTGTATATCTATACTACTTGAGGCCCTATTCAAGATCAGCAAAAGTAAGAAAAGTTCAAGTAACTAG
- the LOC108333284 gene encoding uncharacterized protein LOC108333284 isoform X1 — translation MVSELIVFKHSKRTILLSGCVTAIDEYMNDEMPIGWPFGLGFLNTRLRDVESLPAAPVEPHSMHIPSTSFSSFSSSNLDTESTASFFQDNSVSLGHLIGLRAGEKGRLYFPNSVRIEEREEKTLAKCSTSDDGSKVKEEEMSGGICISILLEALFKISKSKKSSSN, via the exons ATGGTTTCAGAG TTGATTGTTTTTAAGCACTCCAAAAGAACAATACTTCTTTCTGGGTGTGTTACTGCTATTGATGAATACATG AACGATGAAATGCCTATTGGATGGCCATTTGGTCTGGGCTTTCTGAATACAAGACTTAGAGATGTAGAATCACTTCCAGCTGCTCCAGTAGAGCCACACTCAATGCACATTCCGTCCACCAGTTTTTCCTCATTCTCATCCTCCAACCTTGATACTGAG TCGACAGCatctttctttcaagacaacAGTGTATCCCTGGGGCATCTGATTGGGCTGAGAGCAGGAGAAAAGGGACGGTTGTACTTTCCAAACTCAGTGAGAATAGAAGAAAGGGAGGAGAAAACATTAGCAAAGTGTTCCACTTCTGACGATGGCTCTaaagtaaaagaagaagaaatgtcTGGTGGCATTTGTATATCTATACTACTTGAGGCCCTATTCAAGATCAGCAAAAGTAAGAAAAGTTCAAGTAACTAG
- the LOC108324089 gene encoding protein DEHYDRATION-INDUCED 19, producing the protein MDSDFWTSRLAAAKRQYTLQHHHQNSHLDRLGIDDFDVEEEVRPDFPCPYCYEDFDIASLCSHLEDEHSCEARVTICPVCSVKVARDMLSHITLQHGHLFKVQRRRRLRRVAIPNSQTLSLLGRDLREAHLQVLLGGAGGGYRSNSAAVSNVATDPFLSSFILNFPACEAEEISKSVVTTAEDSSAKNVTPEHIWKSSFDPSLSSEEREKRMRQAAGRSGFVQDLFLSTLLGD; encoded by the exons ATGGATTCTGACTTCTGGACCTCGCGTCTTGCCGCCGCTAAACGCCAATACACGCTTCAGCATCACCATCAGAATTCTCATTTAG ATCGGTTGGGAATCGATGATTTTGATGTGGAAGAAGAGGTGCGACCCGATTTCCCTTGCCCCTATTGCTATGAAGACTTTGACATCGCGTCTTTGTGTTCTCATCTTGAAGACGAACATTCTTGCGAAGCCAGAGTCACG ATTTGTCCTGTATGCTCTGTTAAAGTTGCAAGGGACATGTTAAGTCACATAACGCTGCAACACGGGCACTTATTCAAG GTACAGAGAAGACGCAGGTTAAGAAGAGTTGCTATTCCAAACAGTCAGACACTGTCTCTCTTGGGTCGAGATCTTCGTGAGGCTCATCTACAGGTGCTTCTTGGTGGTGCTGGCGGAGGATACCGGTCAAACAGTGCAGCAGTGTCTAATGTTGCTACTGATCCCTTTCTATCctcatttattttgaatttccCAGCCTGTGAAGCAGAAGAGATTTCAAAATCTGTGGTGACAACTGCTGAGGATTCTTCTGCAAAAAATGTGACACCTGAACACATTTGGAAGTCAAG TTTTGATCCCTCCTTGAGCAGCGAAGAGCGGGAGAAAAGGATGAGACAAGCTGCTGGGAGATCTGGTTTTGTGCAGGACTTGTTTCTTTCAACTTTGTTAGGCGACTAA